The Seriola aureovittata isolate HTS-2021-v1 ecotype China chromosome 7, ASM2101889v1, whole genome shotgun sequence genome includes the window TCCACTCAGGGACATGCCACGTCTATTTGGGACAGACTCATCAACAGCAAGGTCAAGCTTATTGTAGACAAATGAGAGTGGCTTCCTGCGACCTTGAGGATTCCAATTCACAAGGTCAGACCAGCCTGGGGCCTCAACCCATGTGGATGGGGCAGCATGCTTGACCTCCTCAAAAAAATCAGACTTGTGGTCACTGGCTGAGTGTTCTCTGGGGAAGCTGAGCTCTTGGTTGATGCTGTACTCACTTTGAACTGGTAGGTAAGTGCCACTGCTCAGTAGGAACGTGGTTTCAGAACTTCTGGTGTGAGCTTGTGCCCCGTCATGTAAGGATCTCAGTCCTGGCTGATTTTGTTCGTAGGAGGCCATGTTAGACTCAGTCGCACCCAATTCAGGATCATTGTTTTCATAAGGCCGAGGTTCTGACGGCACTGTGCCGGGGTGCATCATCACATGGTGGGCTGCTGTATGAAGATCAGGGGCCCCATGGACTCCAGGATATTCCAAACCCAAGGCGGCGGCGCGGGCTACAGCAGGACGAAATGCACAAGTATTAACAAACTGTATTTATCCTCCGTTGGTGGTTTCATTGTTGTGAAATGACAAATACACCCGCTAATTGGTAATTATGAGAAAGCAGTATCATCAATCAAAGTGCACAACGTACCTCTCGCTGTTTCAGCACAATACACACCTCCAGCCGACACCGAGTGAAGCACAGTGGCGCTGGAAGAGAGACAATAAACACTGTAACCCAAGCAGCGCAGCGCTGAGcagcactggtgtgtgtgtttttttgtttccacaggAAACATTCAAGTTTAAAATACCTGAGAAAAACCACCAGAGGCGCACACATCCCTGCAGTTAAGTCAGCATGAACTTCATGACAAGGCAATTACTGAAACACTTGCCACTCTTGACTCTTTTTCCAGCCACTCTGGCGtagccccccaaaaaaacctcAGCCTGGCTTGATTTACTAATTACAGACAgctggttgtcatggagaccAAAACTCAACCACTGAAACCAGTCAGCCACTGGCAAATTGCTTCATTACAGGCAATTAGTTAAAATGCTTGCTAGCAGCAGaattcaacaaaacaagacatttttttttacttgtcatTTTAGCGAAGTGAAACATTTAAGAAACGACAGTGTGCGCACCAGAGACGAGGGTCATGAAGATCCTGCCGGTTCAGTGCCACTTTGAACACACTTGTAATTCTGTCATCTGTTCCTTGTACACAGTAGCCAAAAGAAAAGTTTGCACCGGCTCGGTTGAAATGTTATGTTATTGTCCCAGGATAATTAATAACATCACCTTAGAACTTTTTAGAAATTAAAACTTCTCATTCACTCGACCTAAAACCGAGAGAATGATAAACAATTTCTGCATGATTACCACAACCACCACAAATTCATAATGATCCCATTAAAGCTTGACCTCCTTTATTAAGCGGCTCAAAGAGCACAGAAAACATTTGGAGACTTGCAGCAGTAACAGTGGGTAATTCTAAAgttgattattattaaaaatgtgcagttcggatcattttttaaaaagcgcAATTAATCGTTTTatttgaaagagagaaaagagcagagctTGGATTCTTGCAGCTGGGTAGGTCTGAGTCGACAATGACGCAACCAAGAGCAGTGGAAGCATTTAATAATTCACCCAAATTATTTCTGTCAGGACTGACAAGCTAAACGGGGGCTTGATTTAATTCTGTAATTGCACGTTCACCTTTACCCTGAACCCATACTTTGGTAATTAATAGGCCCGAGCATTATTTGAAGTGTGGCACGGCAAGTAATGGAATTCAAATTGCAGGTGATGTGAAACCAAAGAAGTGAATTCCTGCTTGGCCAAGCAACTCATGTTATTTTCCCACCACAGTGTCACCCAGGGGAGAGTGATGGCAAAAAGAGGCACCAGCCCTCAATCAACCCACTCCTGCGGCCTAATCCTCTGCTCCTGCACTTCGAAGACCGTCTGTACGTTATAACGGAAGCACTAGACTTGTCTTGAACTTTGCTATTTGACTGGTGGATTTCTGCGCATCGCACAAACTGTTTAACACTCACTGTGGTGGCGGCTTGTCCATTAGCAAAGGGACTGTATTCGTCTTGCACCGTCTGACATTTCCGGGGACTCTAAAAGCAGATCTATATACCATGTGGACGAGGTTGAATCGCTTGACACACACCCTCTAGGGGCAGGTGGTATTATATGAGGTCAGCAACAGAGGATCGGTGCTCCACCTCTCAACCTCAGGGTGACGGTGAACCCCCGTCGCTCAGCTCCCATCACTCCCTCCGGGCCTCATTTGTGGCGAGCGGGAGGTCTGCGGTGTCACTTCCACAAGATGTTGACACAGACTGAGCAGCCCTCACCGGACCGCCAAATGACCAGTGAACTCTGACACTGCAGCGGCACGATGCTCCAGTAATGATCGGTTCAACCAAAGAGGTGGCATATAATGCAGCGCTATTAGAATCAGGATGAAACCACTCACATTTGTTTTGGACTAATTTTCTAAACTCGTGTAAATATGTATCAGAATCAATTAGGCCTAATAATATACAGTCCTTAGAGGATTCACATCAAAGCACATAAGCACACAATCCAATTAAGAGTGTTTACTGTTTAGATTGAAATGCTCAGCGTTCCGCTCTTAAACCCAATCCGCATATCAGTAAACAGTATTTGCCAGAGTGTCTTTTCCAGTGGTTGTGTGTGGGCGTtcgcgtgtgcgcgcgcgcatgtTTTTCATGTACGAGTCGAGAGAGATAAACACCGAGAGTATATGCAGCCTTGCAATCTTTAATACgtttttgtgcatttgttttgcgTGTCAGTGTATCTCCAGGACACCCATCCCCGATACCGAGGTTGCAAACCACAAGAGAATTGGTAATCGGGAATTACAGACATTTGATTTGCTATTTTAAAGTGCTTAACAGCGATACAATGAATTTTCTAGGAGTCAAAAACAGCTGAAGGCAAAGGACATATACTAGTACCAAAGCATTTTTGTCATCTCAAATACAAGAGCACATAATAAAGCCCCCATAAATCTACAACCATTTATTTCTTACGTTCATTATAATATAATGCAATATGATTCTAGGTGGACGAGCAGTAGGTGCCAAGTACTGTATACTACTACTCATAGTGTaaaggatgaagaggatgaatcACTGAGATAAAGTGCACTACTGAGGTTCGAGGCTGTAAAGCATCAGGCAGCTGACACATAAACAGTGACACATGATGCCCTAGTAGTATCTATGTAATAAAGGTTTACAGTGATAATGGCAGCTTAAAAAGTGTCatcaatcattaaaaaaaaaaaaaaatcttgtttccTTTAGCAACCTCATGTTTTAAAAGGATAAGA containing:
- the LOC130172532 gene encoding uncharacterized protein LOC130172532 isoform X2; translation: MCAPLVVFLSATVLHSVSAGGVYCAETARARAAALGLEYPGVHGAPDLHTAAHHVMMHPGTVPSEPRPYENNDPELGATESNMASYEQNQPGLRSLHDGAQAHTRSSETTFLLSSGTYLPVQSEYSINQELSFPREHSASDHKSDFFEEVKHAAPSTWVEAPGWSDLVNWNPQGRRKPLSFVYNKLDLAVDESVPNRRGMSLSGLPLPQSRGHGTYQRGLTGFGLRREVPVLASSRFHNKGHVRAMTGRSPVFGRRERIGLPDHLAQSLRRNLNVKPFVKGNPVLRRLMKTKIGQNKSLN
- the LOC130172532 gene encoding uncharacterized protein LOC130172532 isoform X1, yielding MVYRSAFRVPGNVRRCKTNTVPLLMDKPPPHATVLHSVSAGGVYCAETARARAAALGLEYPGVHGAPDLHTAAHHVMMHPGTVPSEPRPYENNDPELGATESNMASYEQNQPGLRSLHDGAQAHTRSSETTFLLSSGTYLPVQSEYSINQELSFPREHSASDHKSDFFEEVKHAAPSTWVEAPGWSDLVNWNPQGRRKPLSFVYNKLDLAVDESVPNRRGMSLSGLPLPQSRGHGTYQRGLTGFGLRREVPVLASSRFHNKGHVRAMTGRSPVFGRRERIGLPDHLAQSLRRNLNVKPFVKGNPVLRRLMKTKIGQNKSLN